In the genome of bacterium, the window GATGATTCAGAATTACCTTCTCGTGATGTTACTCGGCATATTCCTGATGTTGAGTGCGTATCTTTTCCGCTAGGGGCGTCACGAGCCTGGAGGGTCTTATGGGCAACGAAATAGGCTTCCCGCTTTTGACGATGATCACGTTCCTTCCGCTTCTCGGAGCGGTGATCATAATGCTCTTTTTCAAGAAGGAGCAGGTGGGGGCCATAAAAGGTTTTGCGACGGCCGTCGCCGTCCTGGATTTCCTGATCTCGATTCCGCTGTGGACCCGTTTCGACAAGGCCCAGGCAGGTTTCCAGTTCGTCGAGAAGGCGAGTTGGATACCGACCATCGGGGCGAACTATTTCATGGCGGTGGACGGCATCAGCGTGCTGCTTATCCTGTTGACCACGGTCACGATGGTGGTGTCGGTGCTCTGCTCCTTCACGGCGATCCATGAGCGGGAGAAGGAATACTACGTCTGCCTGCTCTTCCTGGCGACGGGCATGCTCGGCACCTTCATGGCGATCGATCTTTTCCTTTTTTATGTCTTCTTCGA includes:
- a CDS encoding proton-conducting transporter membrane subunit translates to MGNEIGFPLLTMITFLPLLGAVIIMLFFKKEQVGAIKGFATAVAVLDFLISIPLWTRFDKAQAGFQFVEKASWIPTIGANYFMAVDGISVLLILLTTVTMVVSVLCSFTAIHEREKEYYVCLLFLATGMLGTFMAIDLFLFYVFFEITLVPMYFLIGIWGGPRKLYAAIKFFLYTLFGSVLMLLGILALYFINLKSGTGTLTFNLVDLYGVAAKVPATLQIWIFLAFFIGFAI